In Gemmata obscuriglobus, a single genomic region encodes these proteins:
- a CDS encoding polysaccharide biosynthesis/export family protein — translation MLRRRFWKVWLALVALAGSLGGAGCQSAKNLRAERECCKPPDFNCCTIPNVQVPKELNKVSMPPYVVETPDVLQIDAIRVIPLPPYRLEALDILYLSAENDFQGAPLAGLYPVDPDGTVNLGARYGGTVRVVDLTTEEAQKVIQDKVRTQRNTANVTVSLAQSRGVQQIGGQHIVRPDGTVSLGGYGSVYVAGLSLAQVKQAIEAHLSKYLYKPEVAVDVFSYNSKYYYVITDFAGNGEQVVRFPHTGNETVLDAVSLNGGLSAVSSKKLWVARPAPVECGNDQILPVDWCGITRKGQVKTNYQLLPGDRVYILSQPLTKFDTYMARTLSPVQRALGVTLLGASVQNQFRNNGNNGNVGIVAPIIP, via the coding sequence ATGCTGCGCCGACGCTTCTGGAAAGTGTGGCTGGCCCTGGTCGCGCTCGCCGGCTCGCTCGGCGGCGCCGGGTGCCAGTCGGCCAAGAACCTGCGGGCCGAGCGCGAGTGCTGCAAGCCGCCGGACTTCAACTGCTGCACGATCCCCAACGTGCAGGTGCCCAAAGAGCTCAACAAGGTGAGCATGCCGCCGTACGTGGTCGAGACCCCGGACGTGCTCCAGATCGACGCCATCCGGGTGATCCCGCTGCCGCCGTACCGGCTGGAAGCGCTCGACATCCTGTACCTGAGCGCCGAGAACGACTTCCAGGGCGCCCCGCTGGCCGGGCTGTACCCGGTGGACCCGGACGGGACCGTCAACCTCGGGGCCCGCTACGGCGGCACCGTCCGCGTGGTGGACCTGACCACCGAGGAGGCCCAGAAGGTGATCCAGGACAAGGTCCGCACCCAGCGGAACACCGCGAACGTGACCGTCTCGCTGGCCCAGTCCCGCGGGGTGCAGCAGATCGGCGGCCAGCACATCGTGCGGCCCGACGGCACCGTGAGCCTGGGCGGGTACGGCAGCGTGTACGTCGCCGGGCTGAGCCTCGCGCAGGTGAAGCAGGCCATCGAGGCGCACCTGTCGAAGTACCTGTACAAGCCGGAAGTGGCGGTAGACGTGTTCTCGTACAACAGCAAGTACTACTACGTCATCACGGACTTCGCGGGCAACGGCGAGCAGGTGGTGCGGTTCCCGCACACCGGCAACGAGACCGTGCTCGACGCGGTGTCGCTGAACGGCGGGCTGTCGGCGGTGTCGAGCAAGAAGCTGTGGGTCGCCCGCCCGGCCCCGGTCGAGTGCGGCAACGACCAGATCCTGCCGGTGGACTGGTGCGGCATCACCCGCAAGGGGCAGGTGAAGACGAACTACCAACTGCTGCCGGGCGACCGGGTGTACATCCTGTCGCAGCCGCTCACCAAGTTCGACACGTACATGGCGCGCACCCTGTCGCCGGTCCAGCGGGCCCTTGGTGTGACGCTGCTCGGGGCGAGCGTACAGAACCAGTTCCGGAACAACGGGAACAACGGGAACGTCGGGATCGTGGCCCCGATCATCCCCTGA
- a CDS encoding tyrosine-protein kinase family protein → MARPIAGDPPASPPPAPFPTPGGVPAPVAPSPFSYTNQPSLPGPTVSSAPTPSGLWNAFRRRWVLSTFVGALVAAAVAVGAWLAMPAGKHQVRALVQLQPQHAYITNKGQEDFEWYRRRQIYLLTKDRDLFNRVLADPAVSSLALVKTADDPVAMLEDAVRVSVAAPEMLEVTLTGNHLDDMKVLLDRLIKRYLDDTNAFDNRSRTEEREHLRNRRSEVQNEIAQGERVIEFTARNLGVNGTGDANGSTQLLHIKFGELDRMFTAANHELGDLQSQLSVYQDQLEERKRDPKKFAADTQLLKLAVARDKRVVAANELWQAANDLYTKELKNSNPENAYIQELKAAADKYKKALDDVQNQVTTEAETALRFSDLAERQKKVSDLADQIAIKEKVRNGLRTERDTAKKTIESTAGGGASIDALRKNLEPQRALLSRLDEQLLQLSTGEGRTRASARGEAEKIPNNNQNKKLAMSSVGGLGAFLTVVLLISFLEWRTRRVDGVDQVVTELGMRVIGTVPVFPNRASLQAAVEAGGANWRFVLNESINSTRTMLLHTAKSQSMQVVMVTSATQGEGKTSISSQLATSMATAGMRTLIVDCDLRNPCVMKLFEVPLTPGVSEVLREEVDVSDAVQATAVPNLWVIPAGQCSNATIAALAQGHPLETLFNRLRGQFDFVIVDSCPVLPVADALLIAQHVDGVVFSIMQDISQLPKVMTASEKLTQLNIPLVGAVVNGIKQDVYSYGYNYVKQLPA, encoded by the coding sequence ATGGCCCGTCCGATCGCCGGTGACCCGCCCGCGAGCCCGCCGCCCGCGCCGTTCCCGACCCCCGGCGGGGTTCCGGCCCCGGTCGCACCGTCGCCGTTCAGCTACACCAACCAGCCGAGCCTGCCCGGCCCGACGGTGTCGTCCGCGCCCACCCCGAGCGGGCTGTGGAACGCGTTCCGCCGCCGGTGGGTGCTGAGCACCTTCGTCGGCGCCCTCGTGGCCGCGGCGGTCGCCGTCGGCGCGTGGCTGGCCATGCCCGCCGGCAAGCACCAGGTGCGCGCGCTGGTGCAGCTCCAGCCGCAGCACGCGTACATCACGAACAAGGGGCAGGAAGACTTCGAGTGGTACCGGCGCCGGCAGATCTACCTGCTGACGAAGGACCGCGACCTGTTCAACCGGGTGCTCGCGGACCCGGCCGTGTCCAGCCTGGCGCTGGTGAAAACGGCCGACGACCCGGTCGCGATGCTCGAGGACGCGGTCCGGGTGTCGGTCGCGGCCCCGGAGATGTTGGAAGTCACCCTGACGGGCAACCACCTCGACGACATGAAGGTGCTGCTCGACCGCCTGATCAAGCGGTACCTCGACGACACCAACGCGTTCGACAACCGGTCCCGCACCGAGGAGCGGGAGCACCTCCGGAACCGCCGCAGCGAGGTGCAAAACGAGATCGCGCAGGGCGAGCGGGTGATCGAGTTCACGGCCCGGAACCTGGGCGTCAACGGGACGGGCGACGCCAACGGCTCGACCCAGCTCCTGCACATCAAGTTCGGCGAACTCGACCGCATGTTCACTGCGGCCAACCACGAGCTCGGCGACCTGCAGAGCCAGCTCAGCGTGTACCAGGACCAGTTGGAGGAGCGGAAGCGCGACCCCAAGAAGTTCGCGGCGGACACGCAACTGCTGAAGCTGGCGGTCGCGCGGGACAAGCGGGTGGTCGCGGCCAACGAGCTGTGGCAGGCGGCCAACGACCTGTACACCAAGGAGCTGAAGAACTCCAACCCCGAGAACGCGTACATCCAGGAGCTGAAGGCCGCGGCCGACAAGTACAAGAAGGCCCTGGACGACGTGCAGAACCAGGTGACGACGGAGGCCGAAACCGCCCTCCGGTTCAGCGACCTGGCCGAGCGGCAGAAGAAGGTCAGCGACCTGGCGGACCAGATCGCCATCAAGGAGAAGGTGCGCAACGGCCTCCGGACCGAGCGCGACACGGCCAAGAAGACGATCGAGAGCACCGCCGGCGGCGGCGCCAGCATCGACGCGCTGCGCAAGAACCTGGAGCCGCAGCGGGCGCTGCTCTCCCGGCTCGACGAGCAACTGCTCCAGTTGAGCACGGGCGAGGGCCGGACCCGGGCCAGCGCCCGCGGCGAGGCCGAGAAGATCCCGAACAACAACCAGAACAAGAAGCTGGCGATGTCGTCCGTGGGCGGCCTCGGGGCGTTCCTCACGGTGGTGCTGCTGATCTCATTCCTGGAGTGGCGCACCCGCCGCGTGGACGGGGTGGACCAGGTGGTGACCGAACTCGGGATGCGGGTGATCGGCACCGTGCCGGTGTTCCCGAACCGGGCCAGCCTCCAGGCCGCGGTCGAGGCCGGCGGGGCCAACTGGCGGTTCGTGCTCAACGAGAGCATCAACTCGACCCGCACCATGCTGCTGCACACGGCCAAGAGCCAGTCGATGCAGGTGGTGATGGTGACCAGCGCCACCCAGGGCGAGGGGAAGACCTCGATCAGCAGCCAGCTCGCCACCAGCATGGCGACCGCCGGGATGCGCACCCTCATCGTGGACTGCGACCTGCGCAACCCGTGCGTCATGAAGCTGTTCGAGGTCCCGCTCACCCCCGGCGTCTCGGAGGTGCTGCGCGAGGAGGTGGACGTGAGCGACGCCGTCCAGGCCACCGCGGTGCCGAACCTGTGGGTGATCCCGGCCGGCCAGTGCTCCAACGCGACCATCGCCGCGCTGGCGCAAGGTCACCCGCTGGAAACGTTGTTCAACCGGCTCCGCGGGCAGTTCGACTTCGTCATCGTGGACAGTTGCCCCGTGCTGCCGGTCGCCGACGCGCTGCTGATCGCGCAGCACGTCGACGGCGTGGTGTTCTCGATCATGCAGGACATCAGCCAGTTGCCGAAGGTGATGACCGCCTCCGAGAAGCTGACCCAGCTCAACATCCCGCTGGTCGGCGCGGTCGTGAACGGGATCAAGCAGGACGTGTACTCCTACGGGTACAACTACGTGAAGCAGTTGCCCGCTTGA
- a CDS encoding exosortase-associated EpsI family protein — protein MSIPPASPFYPQTQRRPRREWPLWARGAVIGLAVVGLGAAAYLEGSRSGRWGAPAERKAAAAKLTGVPRAFGAWTSQDIPLDEKVVRVAEADGYVQRNYRNGKTGADVTVLLLCGPSGPIGAHTPEYCYAGNGYAVAGAPEKRTVAVGATGASYWSARFERQSPPGDPLRVCWMWGTDGDWEAADNPRLGLKTAMYKLYVVRGEPVAPRDGATDPVHEFLTEFLPEVKKALGVPPALN, from the coding sequence ATGAGCATTCCGCCTGCCAGCCCGTTCTACCCTCAAACCCAGCGGCGCCCCCGGCGCGAGTGGCCCTTGTGGGCGCGCGGGGCGGTAATCGGATTGGCGGTGGTTGGGCTGGGGGCGGCGGCATACCTCGAAGGTTCCCGGTCGGGCCGGTGGGGCGCGCCTGCGGAGCGCAAGGCCGCCGCCGCCAAACTCACCGGCGTCCCGCGCGCGTTCGGCGCGTGGACCAGCCAGGACATTCCGCTCGACGAGAAGGTGGTCCGGGTGGCCGAGGCCGACGGGTACGTGCAGCGGAATTACCGGAACGGAAAGACCGGGGCCGACGTGACCGTACTACTCTTGTGCGGCCCGAGCGGCCCGATCGGGGCGCACACGCCGGAGTACTGCTACGCCGGGAACGGGTACGCGGTGGCCGGCGCCCCGGAAAAACGGACGGTCGCGGTCGGGGCCACGGGTGCCTCCTATTGGTCGGCCCGGTTCGAGCGCCAGTCCCCCCCGGGCGACCCGCTGCGGGTCTGCTGGATGTGGGGCACCGACGGCGACTGGGAGGCCGCCGACAACCCGCGACTCGGCTTGAAAACGGCGATGTACAAGCTGTACGTTGTCCGCGGCGAGCCGGTCGCCCCGCGCGACGGCGCGACCGATCCGGTACACGAATTTTTGACCGAGTTTCTGCCGGAAGTGAAAAAGGCGCTCGGCGTCCCGCCCGCTCTGAACTGA
- a CDS encoding sugar transferase, with the protein MSAAPTTLLTPPNSPAPANRETWPEIDRLPADTVLDIRADLGWYAAVKTAFDYGAALALLPFALVLIGLAALAVKLTSPGPVFYTQTRVGLNGRKYKIIKIRSMRANVEATSGIQWSQKGDSRVTPIGKFLRTSHIDELPQLLNVLMGDMSLVGPRPERPEVIQAKGLNHLVPGYRHRLRVKPGVTGLAQCQLDADSDVTSVRYKIVYDLYYVENQSLFLDLRLIGATLLRACKAGPTTLRRLFLLPSRRTVAAGFLANVVKPPAGAPPVAVLQPA; encoded by the coding sequence ATGAGCGCAGCGCCGACGACGCTTCTGACGCCGCCGAATTCGCCAGCGCCCGCCAACCGCGAGACGTGGCCCGAGATCGACCGGCTCCCGGCCGACACGGTCCTCGACATCCGGGCCGACCTCGGCTGGTACGCGGCCGTCAAGACCGCGTTCGACTACGGCGCCGCGCTCGCGCTGCTGCCGTTCGCGCTCGTCCTGATCGGCCTCGCCGCGCTCGCCGTGAAGCTGACCTCCCCCGGCCCGGTGTTCTACACCCAGACCCGCGTCGGGCTGAACGGGCGCAAGTACAAGATCATCAAGATCCGCTCGATGCGGGCCAACGTGGAAGCGACCTCCGGCATCCAGTGGTCGCAGAAGGGCGACAGCCGCGTCACCCCGATCGGGAAGTTCCTGCGGACGTCGCACATCGACGAACTGCCCCAACTGCTCAACGTCCTCATGGGCGACATGAGCCTGGTCGGCCCGCGCCCGGAGCGCCCGGAAGTGATCCAGGCGAAGGGGCTGAACCACCTCGTCCCCGGGTACCGGCACCGGCTCCGCGTGAAGCCCGGCGTGACCGGCCTCGCGCAGTGCCAGCTCGACGCCGACAGCGACGTGACCAGCGTCCGCTACAAGATCGTGTACGACCTGTACTACGTCGAGAACCAGAGCCTGTTCCTGGACCTGCGGCTGATCGGCGCGACCCTGCTCCGCGCGTGCAAGGCGGGACCGACCACGCTCCGGCGCCTGTTCCTGCTGCCGAGCCGCCGGACGGTCGCGGCCGGGTTCCTGGCGAACGTCGTGAAGCCGCCCGCCGGCGCCCCCCCGGTCGCCGTGCTCCAACCGGCGTGA
- a CDS encoding TIGR03087 family PEP-CTERM/XrtA system glycosyltransferase — MVGSPSLPRVLYLTHRVPYPPDKGDRIRTYHLLRQMAARGRVWLGCLADEAVPPETLAALNGLCERVAVVPVGARTRWLRAGLSLATGASLSEGLFRSHQLARTLSAWAAETVFAAAVASSSALVPYLRLPALRHVPAVVDLIDVDSEKWLDFAAASRPPKRWLYRLESARVRKVEKALAGRVRAASVVSRAEAQVYDSFTHAGAATVATNGVDLDYFAPAGCEQQQACAFVGALDYLPNEDAAVWFARDVWPEVHARFPHAEFRIIGRKPSPAVRALAHLPGVKLVGQVPDVRPFVASSSVVVVPLRLARGVQNKVLEAMAMAKAVVAAPPALAALGTEPGVHLLSAASREDWVRGVSELFTDAARRQELGAAARKYVEQHHHWERCLLPLADAIFAQP; from the coding sequence TTGGTCGGCTCACCCTCTCTCCCGCGTGTCCTCTATCTGACGCACCGCGTCCCGTACCCGCCGGACAAGGGCGACCGCATCCGCACGTACCACCTGCTCCGGCAGATGGCCGCCCGCGGCCGCGTCTGGCTCGGGTGCCTCGCGGACGAGGCGGTCCCGCCCGAAACGCTCGCCGCCCTGAACGGGCTGTGCGAGCGGGTCGCGGTCGTGCCTGTGGGCGCCCGCACGCGGTGGCTCCGCGCCGGGCTGAGCCTGGCGACCGGCGCGAGCCTGTCCGAGGGGCTGTTCCGCTCCCACCAGCTCGCGCGCACGCTTTCGGCCTGGGCCGCGGAAACCGTCTTCGCGGCGGCCGTCGCGTCGTCGTCCGCCCTGGTCCCGTACCTGCGGCTCCCGGCGCTGCGGCACGTGCCCGCGGTCGTCGACCTGATCGACGTGGACAGCGAGAAGTGGCTCGACTTCGCGGCCGCGAGCCGGCCGCCCAAGCGGTGGCTGTACCGGCTCGAATCCGCCCGCGTCCGCAAGGTCGAGAAGGCGCTCGCCGGCCGGGTCCGGGCGGCAAGCGTTGTTAGCCGCGCGGAAGCACAGGTTTACGACTCGTTCACGCACGCTGGCGCCGCCACCGTCGCGACCAACGGCGTCGATCTGGATTATTTCGCGCCGGCGGGGTGCGAGCAGCAGCAGGCGTGCGCGTTCGTCGGGGCGCTCGACTACCTGCCCAACGAAGACGCCGCGGTGTGGTTCGCGCGGGACGTCTGGCCGGAGGTCCACGCCCGGTTCCCGCACGCCGAGTTCCGCATCATCGGCCGGAAGCCGTCCCCGGCGGTTCGCGCGTTGGCGCACCTGCCGGGGGTGAAGCTCGTCGGCCAGGTGCCGGATGTGCGGCCGTTTGTGGCCTCTTCGAGCGTGGTGGTGGTGCCGCTGCGGCTCGCCCGCGGGGTGCAAAACAAGGTGCTGGAAGCGATGGCGATGGCGAAAGCGGTCGTCGCCGCCCCGCCCGCGCTGGCGGCGCTCGGCACCGAGCCCGGCGTCCACCTCCTGAGCGCCGCGAGCCGCGAGGACTGGGTGCGCGGCGTGTCCGAACTCTTCACCGATGCGGCGCGGCGACAGGAGCTGGGGGCCGCGGCCCGAAAATACGTCGAGCAGCATCACCACTGGGAACGCTGTTTGCTACCGCTGGCCGACGCGATTTTCGCACAACCCTGA
- a CDS encoding glycosyltransferase — MSEALDADRPPEPPAPPVVLDARVVTGAGGGPEKTILNSPRFLEPLGYKMVCAYMHPPGDPGFEVLKQKAERYRAPLVSIPDRGAWDWRVISQMLAVCKRERVTVWHGHDYKTNALGLLLKRLWPMRLVTTVHGWVQHTSRTPLYYRIDQLCIPRYERVICVSDDLLEECLRVGVPAKSCVLLENGIDTAEYARRQTRATAKAALGLPPDGLLIGAVGRLSGEKGFDVLIRSVHQLVARGLDARLVIVGEGGERGPLEALIRELDLGQRVRLAGWQADVRGFFEAMDVFALSSLREGLPNVLLEAMALEVPVVSTRVNGVPRLVQDGRNGFLVNAGDLDGLTRALAGLLKNDGLREMFRAAGRRTVETRYSFATRMQRLARLYDELLAR; from the coding sequence TTGTCCGAAGCCCTCGATGCCGACCGACCGCCCGAGCCGCCGGCCCCGCCGGTGGTGCTGGACGCCCGCGTCGTGACCGGCGCCGGGGGCGGTCCGGAGAAGACCATCCTGAACTCGCCGCGGTTCCTGGAGCCGCTCGGCTACAAGATGGTGTGCGCGTACATGCACCCGCCCGGCGACCCCGGGTTCGAGGTGCTGAAGCAAAAGGCCGAGCGGTACCGCGCGCCGCTCGTGTCGATCCCGGACCGCGGCGCGTGGGACTGGCGCGTCATCTCGCAGATGCTCGCGGTGTGCAAGCGGGAACGGGTCACCGTCTGGCACGGCCACGACTACAAGACGAACGCCCTCGGGCTCTTGCTCAAGCGGCTGTGGCCGATGCGCCTGGTCACCACCGTCCACGGGTGGGTGCAGCACACCAGCCGCACCCCGCTGTACTACCGCATCGACCAGCTCTGCATTCCCCGGTACGAGCGTGTCATCTGCGTTTCGGACGACTTGCTGGAAGAGTGCCTCCGCGTCGGCGTGCCGGCCAAGAGCTGCGTGCTGCTGGAGAACGGCATCGACACGGCCGAGTACGCGCGGCGCCAGACCCGCGCGACGGCGAAGGCGGCGCTCGGGCTCCCGCCGGACGGGCTCCTGATCGGCGCGGTCGGCCGGCTGTCGGGCGAGAAAGGGTTCGACGTCCTGATCCGTAGTGTTCATCAGCTCGTCGCGCGGGGCCTGGACGCGCGGCTGGTGATCGTGGGCGAGGGCGGCGAGCGCGGGCCGCTCGAGGCCCTCATTCGCGAGCTAGACTTGGGCCAGCGGGTGCGGCTCGCCGGCTGGCAGGCCGACGTCCGCGGCTTCTTCGAGGCGATGGACGTGTTCGCCCTGAGCAGCCTGCGCGAAGGGCTGCCGAACGTGCTGCTCGAGGCCATGGCGCTCGAGGTGCCCGTGGTTTCCACGCGGGTAAACGGCGTGCCGCGGCTCGTGCAGGACGGCCGCAACGGGTTCCTGGTGAACGCCGGCGACCTCGACGGGCTCACCCGGGCCCTGGCGGGGTTACTGAAGAACGACGGCCTGCGGGAGATGTTCCGGGCGGCCGGCCGGCGCACCGTCGAAACGCGGTACAGCTTCGCCACCCGGATGCAGCGCCTCGCCCGCCTGTACGACGAACTCCTGGCCCGGTGA
- a CDS encoding FemAB family XrtA/PEP-CTERM system-associated protein, producing the protein MIRLMSSSPPPTFTVTAHPRAAIAGRVADLAAFVRHSAPEVPLSKHPLWLDVLRSSLGHEVYALEATASGRTVGFLPLACVDSVLFGRFLVSLPYLNTNGVIAPTADVRAELIARAAGLADELNVRHLELRHEAPVAHPALTASITSKVHMRLALPSTPERLWKGFDTKVRNQIRKGEKGGFAVTWGGAECLDGFYDVLAENMRDLGSPVYGIELFRAILATFPGDAEICLVRSGATPVAAALLLHGWGVTEVPTASSLRDYNPSNVNMLMYHALLLRSVERGQRVFDFGRSTADGSTFKFKKQWGAVPHPAAWQYAVQRGEVGEMRPDNPRYRLAIRLWQKLPVELTRAFGPRIVRGIP; encoded by the coding sequence ATGATTCGCCTCATGTCGTCCTCGCCCCCGCCGACGTTCACCGTCACCGCGCACCCGCGGGCCGCGATCGCCGGTCGGGTCGCGGACCTGGCGGCGTTCGTGCGGCACTCGGCGCCCGAGGTGCCGCTCAGCAAGCACCCGCTCTGGCTCGACGTCCTGCGGTCGTCGCTCGGCCACGAGGTGTACGCGCTCGAGGCCACCGCCAGCGGCCGCACGGTGGGGTTCTTGCCCCTGGCGTGCGTGGACTCGGTGCTGTTCGGGCGGTTCCTGGTCAGCCTCCCGTACCTGAACACCAACGGCGTCATCGCCCCGACGGCCGACGTGCGGGCAGAGCTGATCGCGCGGGCCGCGGGGCTGGCCGACGAACTCAACGTGCGGCACCTCGAGCTGCGGCACGAGGCCCCGGTCGCGCACCCGGCCCTCACGGCGTCGATCACCAGCAAGGTCCACATGCGGCTCGCCCTCCCTTCCACGCCGGAGCGGCTGTGGAAGGGGTTCGACACCAAGGTGCGGAACCAGATCCGCAAGGGCGAGAAGGGCGGCTTCGCGGTCACGTGGGGCGGCGCGGAGTGCCTCGACGGGTTCTACGACGTGCTAGCCGAGAACATGCGCGACCTCGGCTCGCCGGTGTACGGGATCGAGCTGTTCCGGGCGATCCTCGCGACCTTCCCCGGCGACGCCGAGATCTGTCTGGTCCGCTCCGGCGCAACCCCCGTCGCGGCGGCGCTCCTGCTGCACGGGTGGGGGGTCACGGAGGTGCCGACCGCCTCGTCGCTGCGGGACTACAACCCGAGCAACGTGAACATGCTGATGTACCACGCGCTGCTGCTGCGGTCGGTCGAGCGCGGGCAGCGGGTGTTCGACTTCGGGCGGTCCACCGCCGACGGCAGCACGTTCAAGTTCAAGAAGCAGTGGGGCGCGGTGCCGCACCCCGCGGCGTGGCAGTACGCGGTGCAGCGGGGCGAGGTCGGCGAGATGCGGCCCGACAACCCGCGGTACCGGCTCGCGATCCGCCTGTGGCAGAAGCTCCCCGTCGAGCTGACGCGGGCCTTCGGGCCGCGGATCGTGCGCGGCATCCCGTGA
- a CDS encoding sigma-54 interaction domain-containing protein, producing MGSSRRLVLVANDPRFAAMVQGHLQRAIQLTVPVVRCEDVPNLLTPETDGDLLLLASEPSDAAAIETVVRETKVQHLPAVLSLLESDAARASGKLDCLNAYLSDRFAWPHHSRELTAWAHRAFAPGTPFADPAAEGTPETIRRRLINHTPSLTTMVEQLCIAAAHDVTVLIEGETGTGKTFLAKLVHDCSARRANRFMVVACGALSSNLIAAEFFGHARGAFTSADAAKVGKFAAAGEGTILLDEIDTLGMEHQANLLRVIETGEFEPVGSNETQVCRARIVAATNWNLADAVERHSFRRDLYYRLHVISFHLPPLRNRPEDIAPLVRGMVARFGTKYSKRLFGVCPEALRVLEAFPWPGNIRQLENVIQQAVLTSAGNELKLHHLSPQVLNRVEAPGGVAAVPSGFDGTLKQTREATERANILRALEKANQSRTRAAQMLGVSRVTLYKKMKAYKLLKEKDGPFGLPFDELNPRAGSV from the coding sequence ATGGGTTCTTCCCGCCGGCTCGTCCTCGTCGCCAACGACCCGCGGTTCGCCGCGATGGTACAGGGGCACCTGCAGCGCGCCATTCAACTGACCGTTCCGGTCGTCCGGTGCGAGGACGTGCCGAACCTGCTCACGCCCGAAACCGACGGCGACCTGCTGCTGCTCGCGTCCGAGCCGTCCGACGCGGCCGCGATCGAAACGGTGGTGCGCGAGACCAAGGTCCAGCACCTGCCGGCCGTGCTCTCGTTGCTCGAGAGCGACGCGGCCCGCGCGAGCGGGAAGCTGGACTGCCTGAACGCGTACCTCAGCGACCGGTTCGCGTGGCCGCACCACTCGCGCGAGCTGACCGCGTGGGCGCACCGCGCGTTCGCTCCGGGCACCCCGTTCGCCGACCCCGCCGCCGAGGGCACCCCCGAGACCATCCGCCGGCGGCTCATCAACCACACGCCCTCGCTGACCACAATGGTCGAGCAGTTGTGCATCGCCGCGGCGCACGACGTGACCGTGCTCATCGAGGGCGAAACCGGGACCGGCAAGACGTTCCTGGCGAAACTGGTTCACGACTGCTCCGCGCGGCGCGCCAACCGGTTCATGGTGGTCGCGTGCGGCGCGCTCTCGAGCAACCTCATCGCGGCGGAGTTCTTCGGCCACGCGCGGGGCGCGTTCACCAGCGCCGACGCCGCGAAGGTGGGCAAGTTCGCCGCGGCCGGCGAGGGGACGATCCTGCTCGACGAGATCGACACCCTCGGGATGGAGCACCAGGCGAACCTGCTGCGGGTGATCGAGACCGGCGAGTTCGAGCCGGTGGGCAGCAACGAGACGCAGGTGTGCAGGGCCCGGATCGTCGCGGCGACCAACTGGAACCTCGCCGACGCGGTCGAGCGGCACTCGTTCCGCCGCGACCTGTACTACCGGCTGCACGTCATCAGCTTCCACCTGCCGCCGCTCCGCAACCGGCCGGAGGACATCGCCCCGCTGGTGCGCGGGATGGTGGCGCGGTTCGGCACGAAGTACAGCAAGCGCCTGTTCGGGGTGTGCCCGGAGGCGCTGCGGGTGCTGGAGGCGTTCCCGTGGCCCGGGAACATCCGCCAGCTCGAGAACGTGATCCAGCAGGCGGTGCTGACCAGCGCCGGCAACGAGCTGAAGCTGCACCACCTGTCGCCGCAGGTGCTCAACCGGGTGGAGGCGCCCGGCGGCGTGGCGGCGGTGCCGAGCGGGTTCGACGGCACGCTGAAGCAGACCCGCGAGGCGACCGAGCGGGCCAACATTCTGCGCGCCCTCGAGAAGGCGAACCAGAGCCGCACCCGGGCGGCCCAGATGCTCGGGGTGAGCCGGGTCACGCTGTACAAGAAGATGAAGGCGTACAAGCTGCTCAAGGAAAAGGACGGGCCGTTCGGGCTCCCGTTCGACGAACTCAACCCGCGGGCCGGCAGCGTGTGA